In Salmo salar chromosome ssa14, Ssal_v3.1, whole genome shotgun sequence, the sequence tttacacagatgaacgtggtaccttcaggcgtttggaaattgctcccaaggatgaaccagacttgtggaggtctacatttctttttctgaggtgttggctgatttcttttgattttcccatgatgtcaagcaaagaggaactgagtttgaaggtaggccttgaaatacatccacaggtacacctccaattgactcaaatgatgtctattagcctatcagaagcttctaaagccatgacatcattttctggaattctccgagctgtttaaaggcacagtcaacttagtgtatataaacttctgacaaactggaattgtgatacagggaattataagtgaaataatctgtctgttaacaattgttggaaaaattacttgtgtcatgcacaaagtagatgttctaaccgacttgccaaaactatagtttgttaacaagaaatttgtggagtggttgaaaaacaagttttaatgactccaacctaagtaagtgtatgtaaacttccgacttcaactgtacatgcagtGAAAAGTGCATTTCTACCCATCTCATCCTTTCCCCAAAACAAATCCTCTGGTGCCTCTTAATTGCCAGAAAGATGCATTTTCCAAATGTTTTTGTACTCCTTCGACGTCTATAGACACATTATATTTATTGTTTCCATGGATACAATGGTAACTTTTTTTAATAATTTCCTGCAAACATAAATCgctaaaataaaatgaaaagatcactacctttttttgtattttcaatgGTGTGGGAAGTGTATATGCTAAAACAGTGCGTTTACGATAAAGAATTTTCCCACAAACATGTATCCTTTCTTGTGCAGTGCGCACATCGGAACCCTAGCCTATAATCGTTCTGAGGGGGACCTTGCTCTCCAGTGCACATTTCCTGTTGATTGGAATTTTATGGAATGTCAAAAGCGTAGCTTGTGATCATGCAAAGTATTTCAAATATTGGCTATCTGACACTTTGCTAGACGTTCGAATGTAAGTATAAGGTAAGTAGTGGTTTTAGACCTATGTTCTTGATCCAGTAACAATAGCAGTTCTCTACCTAAAATGTttgtggttagctagctaacttagctattaGGAAGCTGCTAACTAACGTTAGAATATTTCCAAGTTGGCAagccagctagcttgctaaatgctAACGTTATGATATAGACACAGAACAACGAGACAGAAATTTCACTGTATGTTTAAATGTGAAGCATCTGGTTGTCGTTTCCACTATTTACCAAATATGgcagtgagaggaagcccactggAATGAGATGGACTTCTCAtaaattaaacatttgatctcaataccgtttgttcccaaaactagaatctgttatgaacagaacGGACAAAGTTTTGTAGACTGCACCCTTTGCAAAAGTTTAAACAATTCAAGCtgtttaggagtgcaaaggcgaattgagttattgaaCACTTGCActtcagagtaggcgttccctaacggaaatatgcagacGTTACTTAGAACGCGCCAATATGATGTCGTTAgcgcgtgcttggctctgcccacctccttgcttggctctgcccacctccttgcttggctctgcccacctccttgcttggctctgcccacctccttgcttggctctgcccacctccttgcttggctctgcccacctccttgcttggctctgcccacctccttgcttgttcccATTGGACACGACATGCTTTGGTCTCTTGGTTTAGTGCTAAAATCATTGATATTAATATAGTTTGTAGTCCTAAAACCTCTGAaattagttacctctggttcgttcagccatccCTATGGGGAAAAAAATAGACCTTATTTTCAGCGTTTATCCAAAAACCTAAGGTTAACAGGCATAGATCTTTTACATTTTGCTATGAGATAATCGTCAGTTAACAATACCTTTATGAGTTATGAAGCTTTTATGTGCTTTTTTTATTACATAAATGCTTAAGAATTCATTAAAAAGtgacgttagctgatgaagataatctcatagaacaaaatgtaCGAGATCCTCCTAAGCCTGTATTTACCACAGACGTTGTTTTCGGCGTTTATCCAAAAACCCTACAAAAACACCTtttccccataggctttgtccaacgaaCCATAGCGGAGTTAGTAATGGCATATTTTTGTAGGCACTATCTCTATAGCTAATGTTATCTTTTTACTAGTCTTTAGAATGGATTGCAGACTGCTAAATAAATAtattaattagctagctagtaagCATCAGTAATTTCCTAGCTTAGTTTGAGGTTTTGTCTAGCTTGTTTAGTTAGCTAGATAGAGTTCAATCTCATCTGCATCAAAAGTAGCCAGCAGATCTGACCCACTTGCCTACAGCTGCATTAGGGTCAGATAGCCTTCATGTGTAAATTTAAGACACAGCAGAGCCAGCGCAAGATATGGTTCAGAAAACGTACCTCAATCGAGGGATGAGAAATGCATTGTACTCCGAATTGTCCCATTATCCCAACTGTTACACCGAGAAGATTGCACTACTACTAGTTTTTTTGCAGTTGTTCAGTATTCTCTGTGTAACAGTTGGGACAATTTGGAGTACAATGCATTTCTCATCCCTCAATTGAGGTAGGTTTTCTGAGTcatatcaatgaaatgtatttataaagtccttcttacgtcagctgatgtcacaaagtgctgtacagaaacccagcctaaaaccccaaacagcaagcaatgcaggtgtagaagcaaggtggctgggaaaaactccctaggaagaaacctagagaggaaccaggctgtgaggggtggccagtcctcttctggctgtgccaggtggagattataacagaacatggccaagatgttcaaatgttcatagatgaccagcagggtcaaataataataatcacagtggttgtagagggtgcaacaggtcagcacctcaggagtaaatgtcagttggctattcagagtatctctaccgctcctgctgtctctagagagttgaaaacagcaggtctgggacaaggtagcacgtccggtgaacaggtcagggttccatctccacaggcagaacagttgaaactggagcagctgcacgaccaggtgaactggggacagcagggagtcatcaggccagatagtcctgaggcatggtcctagggctcagatcTTCCGAAAGAGAGAAttggagagagcatacttaaattcacacaggacaccggataagacaggataaatactccagatataacagactgaccctagccccccgacacaaactactgcagcataaatactggaggctgagatagCTCTGCATTTTCTTAATCTACACAGGAAGGCTGTCTGACCCTAGTGCAGCTATAAGCAAGCTGGTCGAATCTGCTGGCTACATCAACATTAACTAGTGGTAGTACAGTATCAGCCTGCTAGCTGGTCGTCTATCTGCCAGGAGTCCCGGACCAAGCCATTTTTATGTGTGTTGCAGTGGTAGCAACTTGTGTGGGCTAACATCCCTCCCTATCAATGAATTGTAACTTATCCCTCCCTTGTTTTTCTATTCACAAAGGTTGGCAAAAAGTTGTGGGACCAAAATTTGTTTTCTGTGCATGGATGGAAAGCCAATGCGCAGGTATGTGATGACCTCCAGATGTTTTTTGTTGTGTTGCTTGAttttttttttgatttttttaaaatttattttaTCTGTCAAAAAAAGAATTGTCCTTTGACATCCAATGACAATTGTGTCCTTGTTTAGTTCATCATTCTTCATTGCAAGTGACAGAAATTTGAGAGTAGTTCATTTTTTATATAGGCTAGATTTGTTGGAAATCGTCAAATCAACATGTATAAATGTGTTGTAATGTAATATGATCGAAATGAAGGGGTGTTGAGTTCAGAATGATTCTacaaaactcagcaaaaaagaaacagccctttttcaggaccctgtctttcaaagataattcgtaaaaatccaaataaattcacagatcttcattgtaaagggtttaaacactgtttcccatgcttgttcaatgaaccataaacaatgaatgaacatacacctgtggaacggtcattaagacaccaacagcttacagtcagtaggcaattaaggtaacAGTTATGACAGCTTAGGACACTAACgaggcccagggtccctgctcatctgtgtgaacgtgccttaggcatgctgcaaggaggcatgaggactgcagatggggcaataaattgcaatgtccgtactgtgagatgcctaagacagcgctacagggagacaggatggacagcgctacagggagacaggatggacagcgctacagggagacaggatggcagaccacgtgtaacaacacctgcacaggatcggtacatccgaacatcacacctgcaggacaagTACAGGATGGCGTCAACAACTGCCCGACTTAcgccaggaacgcacaatccctccatcagtgctcagactgtccacaataggctgaggggctggactgagggcttgtaggcctgttgtaaggcagttcctcaccagacatcaccggcaacagtgtcgcctatgggcacaaacccaccgtcgctggaccaggcaggactggcaagaagtgctcttcactgacgagtcgcagttttgtctcaccaggggtgatggacggattcgcgtttatcgtcaaaggaatgagcgttacaccgaggcctgtactctggagcgggatcgatttggagatggagggcccgtcatggtctgggacggtgtgtcacagcatcatcagactgagcttgttgtcattgcaggcaatctcaacgctgtgcattacagggaagacatcctcctccctcatgtggtacccttcctgcaggctcatcctgacatgaccctccagcatgacaatgccgccacgcacagaacgagtggtatggctgatttcctgcaagacaggaatgtcagtgttctgccatggccagcgaagagcccggttctcaatcccattgagcaagtctgggacctgttggatcggagggtgagggctagaaaTGTCCAAGAACTTGAAGGTGCCTTggaaaagtggggtaacatctcacagcaagaactgcatatctggtgcaatccatgaggaggaggaggaagaggtgcactgcagtacttagtatctggtaatggccaccagctgcattgactggtacttttgattttgaccccccccctttgttcagggacacattattccatttgttagtcacatgtaggtggacttgttcagtttgtctgttgttgaatcttgttatgttcatacaaatatttacacattaagtttgctgaaaataaatgcagttgacagtgagaggacgtttctttttttgctgagttctatatatatatatatataggtgagAACGTCTACTCCACCTATGACCTGGAAATGACCCCAGTCCAGTGAGGTGTCTTGGGGTTGGTGAAACTGGGAGTGCTAGGCCTATATCCAGTATCACTTGTGTCAGTACCCAAAATGCTGTTTGACAAGTTTCAAGGCCAATTTTAGTCTTTGTGATTTGACAAGTTCATCCACGTTGAGTCTACTTTTTGGGGGAAGAATGAAAAAAGTGGGGGGGGAAAACAATCATAGTTTCTTATTTAGCCTGGTAAGTATTGATGTACCGTGGACCTCCTGTGAAATTAGATTTGAAAGACAGTTCCCACTTGTTCTGTGTAGTAGCCAATGCTCCCTTCACATTGTATAGGAGATCAGAGACACTCTACTGTTGCTACTGCATATTGAGCTATAATTGGAAGAGCTGATTGCTGAGGAAATTGCTTGGTCGAGGGGGATGCTAGCTGAAGAGACCTTGGATGCTAGCTGAAGAGACCTTGGATTGCACCCTAGACGACCAGTAAGTCATAGCCTAGTTGAAAGGAGATGTCTATTTTGGTACTTGGTTCTTTCACATCTAGACCTCAACTTTCCATAGTTCAGACAGACATAGCTGATGTCTTTTAGTTTAAGGAATTATTACATCAACTTTGACTCTGGCTCCCACCAATACCAATGTTGACATTACCAATTATTAACTTTGATTGGATTTTGTTGTGGTTTTTTgtgataaatcaatgttaaagtgtGAATTGTGGATGTTTATCCCTATTCTGTCTGGCTTTATGTGTCTGTTCTGCAGGGGTACCAGCGCACGCCCAGACAACACCGGAATGGACATCACCGCACGCTGCACACTGGGTGATCCCAACAAGCTCCCAGAGGGTGTGCCCCAGCCAGCACGCATGCCCTACGTGTCTGACAAGCACCCTCGCCAGACATTAGAGGTCATCAATCTGCTACGCAAGCACAGAGAACTGTGTGATGTCGTGTTGGTGGTCGGCGCCAAAAAGATTTATGCTCACAGAGTGATCCTTTCGGCCTGCAGCCCTTACTTCAGGGCCATGTTCACAGGCGAGCTGGCCGAGAGCCGTCAGACAGAGGTTGTGATCCGGGACATTGATGAGCGGGCCATGGAGCTGCTCATTGACTTTGCCTACACTTCGCAGGTTACCGTTGAGGAAGGCAATGTGCAGACATTGCTGCCCGCCGCTTGTCTGTTACAGCTGGCCGAGATTCAGGAGGCTTGCTGCGAGTTCCTCAAGCGCCAGTTGGACCCCTCAAATTGCCTGGGTATCCGTGCATTTGCAGACACCCACTCTTGCCGCGAGCTGCTGCGGATAGCTGACAAGTTTACACAGCACAACTTTCAAGAGGTAAGGTTTCTATCTTGCATACATGTGagtctctacactctctctctgaggcgCAATCTAAAAAGTGTTTCTTTGTCATTTAGAAAAAATAATGTTGCTCATCTTACCTCTCTGCTTATCAGAGACATTATTTGCTTTTAGGATCCTGTTAGTTACTTAGTCTAGCTATTCATTTGAAAATCCACACTGGTTACCAGTTAGTGAACTCCAGAGAGAGGTGTCCCTGAGTAATTTTAGCCCCACATCCTTAAAATTGAATCCCAGCAATAAAGTTAATACCTTTTCTGCattgtctttttgttttctttaaatACAGTTTTAGAATTTCCATGAAGTTAAACCCCGATGTTATTTGTATCCTCAGGATATAACTGCCACGGAACTTTAAATGGGAATTAGATTCTGCTGCCGGTTTAACTTGACTGCCTTACCATGCATCATTCTCTTGAGCACAGCCCCTGTCTTTTTGTGGACTTTTAACAGGTTTCACCTGATGAGTGACTTAGGTCATTTTGCTTGCTTTGCCCTCAGGTGATGGAGAGTGAGGAGTTCATGCTGCTTCCAGCCAACCAGCTGATAGATATAATCTCCAGTGACGAACTGAATGTGCGAAGTGAGGAGCAGGTTTTCAACGCAGTCATGGCCTGGGTCAAGTACAGCATTCAGGAGCGCCGGCCACAGCTGCCACAGGTGATAATACCTGCTATATAAATAATCGTATGAGATGGTATGCGGTGTTGCATTAaacttgatatatatatatacctgtagtttTGATTCACAAAAGAAATGTAACACTAAGGACAGTCTGTTTAAAATGGAAAGTGTTTGTCTGTAACTTATTCCACTTGGTAAGTCATTGAGTTAGGATATGTTTTCTGGTTATAGGTCCTCCAGCATGTTCGTCTTCCTCTTCTGAGCCCAAAATTCCTGGTGGGAACGGTAGGATCAGACCCTCTCATCAAAAGTGATGAGGAGTGCAGAGACCTGGTTGACGAGGCAAAGAATTACCTGCTCTTGCCCCAAGAGCGCCCTCTAATGCAAGGGCCAAGAACACGCCCTCGGAAGCCCATCCGGTGTGGAGAAGTGCTGTTTGCAGGTTAGTATCTTAACTCTTGAACCTCGCTGCATTCTCTTAGTACCCATGTCTGATCACTTCTGCTTTCAAATGTATTTCAAAATGACAGTCGTGTACTTTTTCCAGCATGTTGTCATTGAATATCCCAAATATTCTAAAGGGTAGGGTTAGAAGAGACAAAGTTGTACCAAGTtgagtttttttatttcttcataTTCCCAGTTGGCGGGTGGTGCAGTGGGGATGCCATCTCCAGTGTAGAACGATACGACCCACAGACCAAC encodes:
- the LOC106569069 gene encoding kelch-like protein 20 isoform X4, producing the protein MDGKPMRRGTSARPDNTGMDITARCTLGDPNKLPEGVPQPARMPYVSDKHPRQTLEVINLLRKHRELCDVVLVVGAKKIYAHRVILSACSPYFRAMFTGELAESRQTEVVIRDIDERAMELLIDFAYTSQVTVEEGNVQTLLPAACLLQLAEIQEACCEFLKRQLDPSNCLGIRAFADTHSCRELLRIADKFTQHNFQEVMESEEFMLLPANQLIDIISSDELNVRSEEQVFNAVMAWVKYSIQERRPQLPQVLQHVRLPLLSPKFLVGTVGSDPLIKSDEECRDLVDEAKNYLLLPQERPLMQGPRTRPRKPIRCGEVLFAVGGWCSGDAISSVERYDPQTNEWRMVASMSKRRCGVGVSVLDDLLYAVGGHDGSSYLNSVERYDPKTNQWSSDVAPTSTCRTSVGVAVLGGYLYAVGGQDGVSCLNIVERYDPKENKWTRVASMSTRRLGVAVAVLGGFLYAVGGSDGTSPLNTVERYNPQENRWHTVSPMGTRRKHLGCAVYQDMIYSVGGRDDTTELSSAERYNPRTNQWSPVVAMTSRRSGVGLAVVNGQLMAVGGFDGTTYLKTIEVYDPDANTWRLYGGMNYRRLGGGVGVIKMTHCESHIW
- the LOC106569069 gene encoding kelch-like protein 20 isoform X2, coding for MLAKSCGTKICFLCMDGKPMRRGTSARPDNTGMDITARCTLGDPNKLPEGVPQPARMPYVSDKHPRQTLEVINLLRKHRELCDVVLVVGAKKIYAHRVILSACSPYFRAMFTGELAESRQTEVVIRDIDERAMELLIDFAYTSQVTVEEGNVQTLLPAACLLQLAEIQEACCEFLKRQLDPSNCLGIRAFADTHSCRELLRIADKFTQHNFQEVMESEEFMLLPANQLIDIISSDELNVRSEEQVFNAVMAWVKYSIQERRPQLPQVLQHVRLPLLSPKFLVGTVGSDPLIKSDEECRDLVDEAKNYLLLPQERPLMQGPRTRPRKPIRCGEVLFAVGGWCSGDAISSVERYDPQTNEWRMVASMSKRRCGVGVSVLDDLLYAVGGHDGSSYLNSVERYDPKTNQWSSDVAPTSTCRTSVGVAVLGGYLYAVGGQDGVSCLNIVERYDPKENKWTRVASMSTRRLGVAVAVLGGFLYAVGGSDGTSPLNTERYNPQENRWHTVSPMGTRRKHLGCAVYQDMIYSVGGRDDTTELSSAERYNPRTNQWSPVVAMTSRRSGVGLAVVNGQLMAVGGFDGTTYLKTIEVYDPDANTWRLYGGMNYRRLGGGVGVIKMTHCESHIW
- the LOC106569069 gene encoding kelch-like protein 20 isoform X3, with amino-acid sequence MLAEETLDCTLDDQGTSARPDNTGMDITARCTLGDPNKLPEGVPQPARMPYVSDKHPRQTLEVINLLRKHRELCDVVLVVGAKKIYAHRVILSACSPYFRAMFTGELAESRQTEVVIRDIDERAMELLIDFAYTSQVTVEEGNVQTLLPAACLLQLAEIQEACCEFLKRQLDPSNCLGIRAFADTHSCRELLRIADKFTQHNFQEVMESEEFMLLPANQLIDIISSDELNVRSEEQVFNAVMAWVKYSIQERRPQLPQVLQHVRLPLLSPKFLVGTVGSDPLIKSDEECRDLVDEAKNYLLLPQERPLMQGPRTRPRKPIRCGEVLFAVGGWCSGDAISSVERYDPQTNEWRMVASMSKRRCGVGVSVLDDLLYAVGGHDGSSYLNSVERYDPKTNQWSSDVAPTSTCRTSVGVAVLGGYLYAVGGQDGVSCLNIVERYDPKENKWTRVASMSTRRLGVAVAVLGGFLYAVGGSDGTSPLNTVERYNPQENRWHTVSPMGTRRKHLGCAVYQDMIYSVGGRDDTTELSSAERYNPRTNQWSPVVAMTSRRSGVGLAVVNGQLMAVGGFDGTTYLKTIEVYDPDANTWRLYGGMNYRRLGGGVGVIKMTHCESHIW
- the LOC106569069 gene encoding kelch-like protein 20 isoform X1, giving the protein MLAKSCGTKICFLCMDGKPMRRGTSARPDNTGMDITARCTLGDPNKLPEGVPQPARMPYVSDKHPRQTLEVINLLRKHRELCDVVLVVGAKKIYAHRVILSACSPYFRAMFTGELAESRQTEVVIRDIDERAMELLIDFAYTSQVTVEEGNVQTLLPAACLLQLAEIQEACCEFLKRQLDPSNCLGIRAFADTHSCRELLRIADKFTQHNFQEVMESEEFMLLPANQLIDIISSDELNVRSEEQVFNAVMAWVKYSIQERRPQLPQVLQHVRLPLLSPKFLVGTVGSDPLIKSDEECRDLVDEAKNYLLLPQERPLMQGPRTRPRKPIRCGEVLFAVGGWCSGDAISSVERYDPQTNEWRMVASMSKRRCGVGVSVLDDLLYAVGGHDGSSYLNSVERYDPKTNQWSSDVAPTSTCRTSVGVAVLGGYLYAVGGQDGVSCLNIVERYDPKENKWTRVASMSTRRLGVAVAVLGGFLYAVGGSDGTSPLNTVERYNPQENRWHTVSPMGTRRKHLGCAVYQDMIYSVGGRDDTTELSSAERYNPRTNQWSPVVAMTSRRSGVGLAVVNGQLMAVGGFDGTTYLKTIEVYDPDANTWRLYGGMNYRRLGGGVGVIKMTHCESHIW